The Apium graveolens cultivar Ventura chromosome 6, ASM990537v1, whole genome shotgun sequence genome contains a region encoding:
- the LOC141664454 gene encoding uncharacterized protein LOC141664454, giving the protein MDGENQNNNENQGNNDEGGNVFDQLAETLAVLVNQQPKPNIVSQFKRLNPPTFDGATDPAIVEMWIQEMEKAFGLLGSNEEQKVTLAVYQLQGSAYDWWLMEKRKNETTNLEENHEPYTWAKFKKALEDKYFPRTVRLQKERDFIRLQQGGRTVIEYEAEFAKLAKYASTLVADESSRARRLEEGLRSDIRNSVASFELQTYEAVLNKALVIERGLAESEKASGSWNKRRFTQTSGQSFQGGPLKKPHVYDNIGGQGDRETCTRCGKNHPDKVCRWNTGACFHCGEVGHKISNCPHNPPPPPRKEADNKMGKGRVFQLTGNDNYRN; this is encoded by the coding sequence ATGGATGGAGAAAATCAGAACAACAATGAAAATCAGGGCAATAATGATGAAGGAGGAAACGTCTTTGACCAGCTGGCTGAAACTCTAGCTGTACTTGTGAATCAGCAACCGAAGCCCAACATCGTCTCTCAATTCAAGCGTTTGAACCCGCCAACTTTTGATGGAGCTACAGACCCGGCTATCGTTGAGATGTGGATCcaagagatggaaaaagctttcGGACTTCTGGGGAGCAATGAGGAACAGAAGGTGACCTTAGCTGTGTACCAATTGCAAGGAAGCGCTTACGACTGGTGGCTTATGGAAAAGAGGAAGAATGAGACGACAAATCTTGAAGAAAATCATGAACCGTACACTTGGGCAAAGTTCAAGAAGGCTTTAGAGGACAAGTACTTTCCGAGAACAGTTCGTCTGCAGAAAGAGAGGGACTTCATTCGACTTCAACAAGGTGGAAGAACCGTCATTGAATACGAAGCAGAATTTGCAAAGCTTGCGAAGTACGCGTCGACCCTAGTAGCAGATGAGAGCAGTCGAGCACGAAGATTAGAGGAGGGACTTCGAAGTGACATCAGGAATTCAGTGGCGTCGTTTGAACTTCAGACGTACGAGGCTGTCCTCAACAAGGCGTTAGTGATCGAAAGGGGCTTGGCAGAATCTGAAAAGGCGTCTGGCAGTTGGAATAAGAGGCGGTTCACTCAAACTAGTGGGCAATCTTTTCAAGGGGGACCACTCAAGAAGCCACACGTGTACGATAACATCGGGGGTCAAGGTGATCGAGAGACGTGTACCAGGTGCGGCAAGAATCATCCGGACAAAGTCTGTCGTTGGAATACAGGTGCTTGTTTTCATTGCGGAGAAGTAGGACATAAGATTTCGAATTGTCCGCACAATCCGCCACCGCCACCAAGGAAGGAAGCAGATAACAAGATGGGCAAAGGACGTGTGTTTCAGCTGACAGGAAATGACAACTATCGCAATTAA